A section of the Hirschia baltica ATCC 49814 genome encodes:
- a CDS encoding carboxylesterase/lipase family protein, whose protein sequence is MNIENNGIFSRRTVLQSIAAATPLIAVGCASAQAGAAFGGGSDPVVQTQYGPVMGSRQNNVYTFKGIRYGADTSQTRFAKPNPPAEWKTILPAHEYGAAAPQKNQNLKQSEDCLFLNVWTPDVSGRAKRPVMVYLHGGAYNTGSGSDELYDGTNLVTKGDVVVITINHRLNAFGYLSLTNLMGGSYLDSGNAGQWDIVLALEWVKANITAFGGDPDRVMLFGQSGGGAKIATLMATPAAKGLFHSAATMSGQQVTASGPINAEKRARAYLQNVGVGVGDVEALAALSTERLVEGIQSQDPIDPEKGLYFGPVLDERMLTRHPFWPDAPSQSSHIPMILGNAHDETRIFIGRKSPETFDMSWEDLPKWLPKHMRCDISADEVVRVYRKAYPDYSATDVFYAATTAGRSWRGQVEEADVRAKEKGPTWVYQFDLGSPDDGGKWGATHTIDIAAAFNNLDKEGAFLGQGPDAVRVADQLSSSFIALARNGTPNSDNLPEWSRYEVPERNTMVFGKTTELVSDPRKVERELFAKVPFIQWGS, encoded by the coding sequence ATGAATATCGAGAATAATGGAATTTTTTCGCGACGCACGGTTTTGCAAAGTATTGCTGCAGCGACACCATTGATCGCTGTGGGGTGTGCGTCAGCACAGGCTGGCGCGGCGTTTGGTGGCGGATCTGATCCAGTTGTGCAGACTCAGTATGGGCCAGTAATGGGATCCCGTCAGAACAATGTTTATACCTTTAAAGGAATAAGGTATGGGGCAGATACTTCTCAAACACGCTTTGCCAAGCCAAACCCTCCAGCAGAATGGAAAACTATTCTACCTGCTCATGAGTATGGTGCTGCTGCACCTCAGAAAAATCAAAATCTGAAGCAAAGCGAAGATTGTCTGTTTTTAAATGTTTGGACGCCGGATGTCTCGGGCCGCGCTAAGCGTCCCGTGATGGTGTATTTACATGGTGGTGCATACAATACAGGTTCTGGCTCCGATGAACTTTATGATGGAACAAACCTTGTGACCAAAGGTGATGTGGTTGTTATCACGATCAATCACCGTTTGAATGCTTTTGGCTATTTATCACTTACGAATTTAATGGGGGGATCCTATCTAGATTCTGGCAATGCGGGGCAGTGGGATATTGTGCTCGCATTGGAGTGGGTGAAAGCCAATATTACCGCGTTTGGGGGTGATCCTGATCGCGTAATGTTGTTTGGTCAGTCTGGTGGCGGTGCAAAGATTGCGACTTTGATGGCAACGCCAGCTGCAAAAGGATTGTTTCACTCTGCTGCGACAATGAGCGGCCAACAGGTCACAGCTTCAGGACCAATTAACGCGGAAAAAAGAGCGCGCGCTTACCTGCAAAATGTGGGTGTTGGTGTTGGTGATGTTGAGGCATTAGCAGCATTGTCGACTGAGCGTCTTGTTGAGGGTATCCAATCTCAAGACCCAATTGATCCTGAAAAAGGATTGTATTTTGGGCCTGTGCTTGATGAGCGTATGTTGACGCGCCACCCATTTTGGCCTGATGCGCCAAGTCAGTCATCTCATATTCCGATGATATTAGGTAATGCACATGATGAGACTCGTATTTTTATAGGTCGCAAATCGCCGGAGACGTTTGATATGTCTTGGGAAGATCTCCCGAAATGGCTGCCTAAGCATATGCGATGCGATATATCTGCAGATGAAGTTGTGCGCGTTTATAGAAAAGCCTATCCTGATTATAGTGCTACGGATGTGTTTTATGCTGCAACGACAGCTGGTCGCTCTTGGCGTGGGCAGGTAGAAGAGGCGGATGTGCGCGCCAAAGAAAAAGGGCCAACTTGGGTCTACCAATTTGATCTTGGTTCGCCTGATGATGGTGGGAAATGGGGGGCGACGCATACGATTGATATCGCTGCTGCTTTCAACAATCTCGATAAAGAGGGTGCGTTTTTGGGGCAGGGACCGGACGCTGTGCGCGTGGCTGATCAGCTGTCTAGCTCATTTATCGCGCTGGCGAGAAATGGTACGCCCAATAGCGATAACTTACCGGAATGGTCGAGGTATGAAGTTCCTGAAAGAAATACTATGGTATTTGGAAAAACGACTGAACTTGTATCTGATCCGCGTAAAGTTGAGCGTGAACTTTTTGCAAAAGTACCATTTATTCAATGGGGTAGTTGA
- a CDS encoding RpiB/LacA/LacB family sugar-phosphate isomerase: MKIALIIENSQAAKSDIVYDALKSVAEPLGNEVFHYGMYGPEDDASLTYVMNGLLAGILLNSKAADFVVTGCGTGMGSMLACNTMPGVVCGLVMDPTEAFLFGQINDGNAISMPYAKGFGWAAELNLQDCYRKLFEVERGVGYPKERAAIMAKNRNIFKDMKAAATNDMVTVLKNVDQDLLKAAIAGERFQEYFFENAQDEAIVDYIKSVLAA, from the coding sequence ATGAAAATCGCACTCATTATTGAAAACAGTCAGGCCGCAAAGAGCGATATCGTTTATGATGCGCTTAAATCAGTCGCCGAGCCTCTTGGAAATGAAGTGTTTCATTACGGCATGTACGGACCAGAAGATGATGCTTCTTTGACGTATGTTATGAACGGTCTATTGGCAGGTATTCTTTTGAATTCAAAAGCTGCGGATTTTGTTGTAACTGGTTGTGGTACAGGTATGGGCTCAATGCTCGCATGTAACACTATGCCGGGCGTCGTTTGTGGTCTTGTGATGGATCCAACAGAAGCGTTCCTTTTTGGTCAAATCAATGATGGAAACGCGATTTCTATGCCTTACGCAAAAGGCTTTGGTTGGGCAGCTGAGTTGAACCTGCAAGATTGCTATCGTAAACTTTTCGAAGTTGAGCGTGGTGTAGGCTATCCGAAAGAGCGTGCTGCGATTATGGCGAAGAACCGCAACATTTTCAAAGACATGAAAGCGGCTGCAACAAATGACATGGTAACTGTTCTTAAGAATGTAGACCAAGATCTTTTGAAGGCTGCTATTGCTGGTGAGCGTTTCCAAGAATACTTCTTTGAAAACGCACAAGATGAAGCCATCGTCGATTACATCAAAAGCGTATTGGCAGCATAA
- a CDS encoding 2-keto-4-pentenoate hydratase, with translation MSSTQSTQNPAHAIVDARQRTGFIEQFPTPIAADLETAYAYQDTAIDMVEEKIVGWKIGRIVGDDVEKYGTDRLFGPIFESKIYHDKNEVTSAPVFSKGFAAVESEIIFEVAADTPADKTEWTTQEAIDYIANAYVGIEVASSPFTGINDNGPLVTITDLGNNYGLIVGEPIEDWKSLDCEKWTFDTLIEGEVIGTGNAAGIPGTPVESLRALLENTAKRGRPLKKGMLITTGAVTGVHSVKVGQAAIARFQNKVEIACTFKAQNL, from the coding sequence ATGTCGAGCACTCAATCAACACAAAACCCAGCTCATGCGATTGTTGACGCGAGACAAAGAACTGGTTTTATCGAACAATTTCCGACACCGATCGCGGCGGACCTTGAAACAGCATACGCGTATCAAGACACAGCAATCGACATGGTCGAAGAAAAAATCGTCGGCTGGAAAATCGGAAGAATCGTTGGTGACGACGTTGAAAAATACGGCACTGACAGACTGTTCGGTCCAATTTTCGAATCGAAAATTTATCACGATAAAAACGAAGTCACATCAGCTCCCGTCTTCTCAAAAGGCTTTGCAGCCGTAGAAAGCGAAATCATTTTTGAAGTTGCTGCCGACACACCTGCTGACAAAACAGAATGGACCACACAAGAAGCAATCGACTATATTGCAAATGCATATGTTGGTATTGAGGTTGCCTCTAGTCCTTTCACGGGCATTAACGACAATGGTCCCCTCGTAACGATCACAGACTTAGGCAATAATTACGGCCTAATCGTTGGTGAACCAATCGAAGATTGGAAATCACTAGACTGTGAAAAATGGACTTTCGATACGCTCATAGAAGGAGAAGTTATCGGAACAGGTAACGCGGCAGGCATCCCCGGAACGCCTGTTGAATCCCTACGTGCCTTGCTAGAAAACACAGCGAAGCGTGGCCGCCCTTTGAAAAAAGGCATGCTCATCACAACGGGTGCTGTAACGGGTGTTCACTCAGTGAAAGTTGGACAAGCTGCAATCGCTCGCTTCCAAAACAAAGTTGAAATTGCTTGTACATTTAAAGCTCAGAACCTTTAA
- a CDS encoding pectate lyase family protein, which translates to MIKYSAIVATLFVSVGCAQLPGVAQTVGPVADAPVERTKMSTTPQYFFPENIDLVTDGGRGGKVIKVTSLDNEGPGTLREAIEAEGPRIIVFEVGGVIDLDRQSLVIRNSDVTIAGQTAPSPGISVIRSGIVVAADDVIIQHIRVRPGDADYFEEKWDTDSITTSSVSGVIVDHCTLTWSTDENLSASGPRFTGETPDEWREGASHDILYSHNLIAEGLSNATHAKFEHSKGSLIHDNTSNILIYGNVYAHNYERSPLFKGGVHGAIVNNLIYNPGQRAIHYNLQGLEWGDEEFQTGQMDVVGNVLRAGPSTDGAVPLVLMGGDGDLKLHMEDNIAVDHYGKELPKLGRYSMGEGELHEVADMQQSIEGLDVIPARHVEGYVLASSGARPWDRDKHDVRVLADVAEGRGKIIDSQNEIGGYPQQEPTFRAFDSSLWDMKTMKPVSEKALDSGQKSKGT; encoded by the coding sequence ATGATTAAATATAGCGCGATAGTTGCGACACTTTTTGTGAGCGTGGGGTGTGCTCAGCTCCCTGGTGTTGCTCAGACGGTAGGGCCGGTAGCGGACGCACCAGTTGAGCGTACAAAGATGTCGACGACACCGCAGTATTTTTTTCCAGAAAATATTGATCTAGTCACTGATGGTGGTCGCGGCGGAAAAGTGATCAAAGTAACATCTTTAGATAATGAAGGTCCGGGCACTCTACGTGAAGCAATAGAGGCAGAAGGGCCGCGAATCATCGTTTTTGAAGTTGGCGGTGTTATTGATCTGGATCGCCAATCACTTGTTATTCGTAATTCTGATGTGACGATAGCGGGGCAAACTGCGCCGTCTCCAGGTATTTCAGTTATAAGAAGCGGCATTGTTGTTGCTGCGGATGACGTGATTATCCAGCACATTCGTGTGCGTCCGGGTGATGCGGACTATTTTGAAGAGAAATGGGATACCGATTCTATTACGACAAGCTCGGTATCTGGCGTGATTGTTGATCACTGTACACTAACTTGGTCGACCGATGAAAATCTGTCTGCGTCAGGGCCGCGTTTCACAGGTGAGACACCTGATGAGTGGCGTGAAGGTGCATCTCACGATATTCTCTACAGTCACAATTTGATTGCTGAAGGACTATCCAACGCAACTCATGCTAAATTTGAGCACTCTAAAGGCTCTTTGATCCACGATAATACTTCAAACATCCTGATTTATGGAAATGTGTACGCTCATAATTATGAGAGAAGTCCTTTGTTCAAGGGCGGGGTGCATGGTGCGATCGTCAACAACTTGATTTACAATCCAGGTCAGCGCGCTATCCACTATAACCTTCAGGGGCTTGAATGGGGTGACGAAGAATTCCAAACAGGGCAGATGGATGTAGTCGGCAATGTGTTACGTGCTGGGCCATCTACAGACGGTGCTGTTCCTCTTGTGCTAATGGGCGGTGATGGTGACCTTAAGCTTCACATGGAAGACAACATTGCTGTTGACCATTATGGGAAGGAATTGCCTAAGCTTGGTCGTTATTCTATGGGTGAGGGTGAGCTTCACGAAGTTGCAGACATGCAGCAAAGTATAGAAGGTTTGGATGTGATTCCTGCGCGTCACGTTGAAGGATATGTACTTGCTAGCTCTGGTGCGCGTCCTTGGGATCGTGATAAACATGATGTGCGCGTCCTAGCAGATGTTGCTGAAGGTCGTGGTAAAATCATCGACAGCCAGAACGAAATTGGTGGATATCCACAGCAAGAACCGACTTTCCGTGCTTTTGATTCTAGCCTTTGGGATATGAAAACAATGAAGCCAGTGAGTGAAAAAGCTCTTGATTCAGGGCAAAAATCAAAAGGAACTTAA
- a CDS encoding LacI family DNA-binding transcriptional regulator encodes MSSDDPEEFDSSIPNEEISLSKLAASKDRSRSTINDVARLAQVSKKTVSRVINGSPSVREETRVRVKQIIKEIGFTPDPQARALAMRKSMLIGMVYDNPSPQYLVNMQRGILEGLVDTDYLLVLIVCERGDLSYREKVENFVIQQRPMGLILTPSVSEDDNLAEILREHDCDYVRIASVDVDEPSRMIRSLDFDGAADAGRHLAQLGHKRIGHIHGPKTFFSQKERIGGLRAGLAEFDVMLSDDLVVEGAYTYDSGKECMAKLLSAENIPTAVFLGNDEMAMGAYSAAREVGLRIPDDISIVGYDDTPMAKRMWPPMTTVKSPIRATGKAAAELLRKKAAKIAIRELETFRPEIVIRGSTCPPK; translated from the coding sequence ATGAGTTCTGATGATCCTGAAGAGTTTGACTCTTCCATTCCGAATGAGGAAATCTCTCTTTCGAAACTTGCGGCTTCAAAAGATCGTTCTAGAAGTACGATCAATGATGTTGCACGGTTGGCGCAAGTTTCGAAAAAGACGGTTTCACGCGTTATAAATGGGTCTCCATCTGTACGCGAGGAAACACGAGTACGCGTTAAACAAATCATTAAAGAGATAGGTTTTACCCCTGACCCTCAGGCGCGCGCTTTAGCTATGCGTAAATCCATGCTGATTGGTATGGTGTATGATAACCCTAGTCCGCAATATTTGGTCAATATGCAGCGCGGTATTCTGGAAGGGTTGGTAGATACAGACTATTTGCTGGTGCTTATTGTTTGTGAGCGGGGCGATCTTTCTTATCGAGAAAAAGTAGAAAATTTCGTCATTCAGCAACGACCAATGGGGCTTATCCTCACGCCGTCTGTATCTGAAGATGATAATCTGGCTGAAATACTCCGCGAACATGATTGTGATTATGTGCGGATCGCTTCGGTAGATGTGGATGAGCCATCACGTATGATTCGGTCGTTGGATTTTGATGGAGCCGCTGATGCGGGACGGCACTTGGCGCAGTTGGGGCACAAGCGGATAGGGCATATTCATGGTCCTAAAACATTCTTCTCTCAAAAAGAGCGTATCGGTGGATTGAGAGCCGGTTTGGCTGAGTTTGATGTAATGCTTAGTGATGACCTTGTGGTTGAGGGTGCCTATACATATGATTCAGGGAAAGAATGCATGGCTAAATTGCTGAGCGCTGAGAATATCCCTACTGCCGTGTTTTTAGGTAATGATGAAATGGCTATGGGTGCGTATAGTGCTGCGCGAGAAGTCGGTCTGCGCATTCCAGATGATATTTCCATTGTTGGTTATGATGATACGCCAATGGCAAAACGCATGTGGCCTCCTATGACGACGGTCAAAAGTCCGATTCGCGCCACGGGTAAGGCAGCAGCTGAATTGTTGCGGAAGAAGGCGGCGAAAATTGCCATTCGTGAGTTGGAAACATTTCGCCCCGAGATCGTTATACGGGGATCTACCTGCCCGCCGAAATAA
- the kduD gene encoding 2-dehydro-3-deoxy-D-gluconate 5-dehydrogenase KduD: protein MSHPFDLTGKTAIVTGANTGLGQGMAVALAEAGANLTLVGRSAPSDTVELVEKLGRKAHVVMADLGSLDPIEKIVGETKEVFGGIDILVNNAGIIKRNDSIDFTPEDWDSVMNINVRTLFFLSQAVARSMIAAEKGGKIINIASMLSYQGGIRVPSYTTSKSGVMGLTRILANEWAQHGINVNAIAPGYFATNNTAALQADEKRNTEILGRIPSGRWGKPSDLGGAAVFLASAASDYVQGITLPVDGGWLAR, encoded by the coding sequence ATGTCTCACCCATTTGATCTTACTGGAAAAACAGCAATTGTGACTGGGGCCAATACTGGCCTTGGTCAAGGGATGGCTGTGGCGTTGGCTGAGGCCGGTGCTAATCTAACATTGGTTGGTCGTTCAGCTCCTAGCGATACTGTTGAGCTTGTAGAAAAGCTTGGTCGTAAAGCGCATGTTGTTATGGCTGACCTTGGTAGTCTTGATCCAATTGAGAAAATTGTGGGCGAGACAAAGGAAGTGTTTGGCGGCATTGATATTCTTGTAAATAATGCAGGGATTATCAAACGTAATGACTCAATTGATTTCACACCTGAAGACTGGGATAGCGTGATGAACATTAATGTTCGCACTCTTTTCTTTTTGAGTCAGGCTGTTGCGCGTTCTATGATTGCTGCTGAAAAAGGCGGGAAAATCATCAATATCGCTTCCATGTTGTCTTATCAGGGGGGCATTCGTGTTCCATCTTACACAACATCTAAAAGTGGTGTGATGGGGCTGACGCGTATTCTCGCCAATGAGTGGGCGCAGCACGGTATAAATGTGAATGCGATTGCACCGGGCTATTTCGCGACAAATAATACAGCAGCTCTTCAGGCTGATGAGAAGCGTAATACTGAAATTCTCGGACGTATTCCGTCAGGTCGTTGGGGTAAACCTTCTGATCTTGGTGGTGCGGCGGTTTTCCTAGCGTCAGCGGCGTCTGATTACGTTCAGGGAATTACGCTTCCGGTCGATGGTGGCTGGTTGGCGCGTTAA